A portion of the Diprion similis isolate iyDipSimi1 chromosome 4, iyDipSimi1.1, whole genome shotgun sequence genome contains these proteins:
- the LOC124405261 gene encoding guanine nucleotide-binding protein-like 1 isoform X1, which yields MPQGRRKVPFSGKAKKLQMKAKKQRQTRVLLDVDAELEQQQDVKDSQSTFSRVQKMNLQPCAGNSTGNKYALQFVQESKEELMKRKEEARHRINPIPLSAQEVSDNFFPPEIDMPKRPEWDFNISKEILEAREHKYFAEYLKNIEKVNGLSYFELNLETWRQLWRVLEMSDILLIIVDIRYPVLTFPPYLYAYVTKDLGKNMILVLNKIDLAPAALVVAWREYFKIRYPDLHVLMFTSFPTYNLRDPNREEKGLKSRRMKGKLKMAAEGAQKLLDTCEQIVGDEVDLSSWRDKIREELESEQSLDELNRSENIVRLDKGDTDFYCHERYKNGILTIGCIGTPNVGKSSLMNALMGKKVVSVSRTPGHTKHFQTIFLTKTVRLCDCPGLVFPSTVPKQFQILMGSFPIAQVKEPYTTVKFLAERLDLPRVLNIRHQEGDSTWSAMDICDGWAAKRSYLTARTARFDCYRSANSILRMALDGKICIYAYPVGWSVDKDKWEKHPDIQMVQWIQARGQVSDCKYKTTIVSTSDEEESSEQVSSAEEGASASQDEEQQPDKMCNSRNSETSSEDDSDLPTVANRFTALTAAK from the exons ATGTTGATGCCGAACTGGAGCAGCAGCAAGATGTAAAAGATTCTCAAAGTACTTTTTCAAGAGTCCAAAAAATGAATCTACAGCCGTGTGCTGGAAATTCCACTGGGAACAAGTATGCTTTGCAGTTTGTGCAGGAATCCAAGGAAGAgctaatgaaaagaaaagaagaggctAGACACAGGATTAATCCCATCCCTTTGTCGGCGCAGGAAGTCTCCGACAACTTTTTCCCCCCTGAAATTGACATGCCAAAGAGACCGGAATGGGACTTCAATATCAGCAAGGAAATACTTGAGGCTCGGGAACATAAATACTTTGCT GAATATCTGAAGAATATTGAGAAAGTAAACGGCCTGAGCTACTTTGAGTTGAATCTTGAGACATGGCGCCAGTTGTGGAGGGTGCTCGAGATGTCTGATATACTCCTCATCATAGTGGACATTCGATACCCCGTGTTAACGTTCCCACCTTACCTATACGCTTATGTGACCAAGGATCtgggaaaaaatatgatattggtgttaaataaaatagattTGGCACCCGCTGCATTAGTTGTGGCCTGGCGGGAATATTTTAAGATACGCTACCCAGACTTGCATGTGCTAATGTTCACCTCATTCCCCACCTACAATTTGCGCGATCCAAACAGAGAGGAAAAAGGTCTCAAGTCCCGTCGAATGAAAGGCAAATTGAAGATGGCTGCTGAGGGTGCTCAGAAGTTACTGGATACCTGCGAACAGATTGTCGGAGATGAGGTGGACTTGAGTTCTTGGCGTGACAAAATTCGAGAGGAGCTGGAGTCCGAACAAAGCCTTGATGAACTGAACcggagtgaaaatattgtcagaTTGGACAAGGGTGACACTGATTTCTACTGTCACGAGCGATATAAAAATGGCATACTGACAATTGGATGTATTGGCACACCAAATGTAGGAAAATCTTCTCTCATGAACGCTTTAATGG GTAAAAAAGTTGTCAGTGTCTCACGGACACCTGGACACACGAAACACTTCCAGACGATTTTCTTAACGAAAACTGTTCGTCTGTGCGACTGCCCAGGATTGGTGTTTCCTTCTACAGTACCTAAACAATTCCAAATCCTTATGGGGTCATTTCCTATTGCGCAAGTAAAAGAACCCTATACGACGGTAAAATTCCTTGCCGAAAGGTTGGACCTTCCACGTGTTCTCAATATTCGTCACCAAGAAGGCGACAGCACTTGGTCCGCGATGGATATCTGTGATGGCTGGGCTGCAAAACGAAGTTACCTTACCGCTAGAACTGCACGGTTCGATTGTTATCGCTCCGCGAATTCTATATTACGAATGGCACTCGATGGAAAGATTTGCATCTATGCCTACCCCGTAGGATGGTCAGTCGATAAAG ataaatGGGAGAAACATCCTGACATTCAGATGGTCCAGTGGATTCAAGCGAGAGGGCAAGTAAGCGATTGTAAATATAAGACTACCATTGTATCTACTTCAGATGAAGAGGAAAGTTCGGAACAAGTCTCTAGCGCAGAAGAGGGTGCCTCAGCATCGCAAGATGAGGAGCAGCAGCCAGACAAGATGTGCAACAGCCGAAATTCTGAGACATCTTCCGAAGACGATTCCGATTTACCAACGGTCGCTAATAGGTTCACAGCGTTAACAGCAGCAAAGTAA
- the LOC124405261 gene encoding guanine nucleotide-binding protein-like 1 isoform X3: MPKRPEWDFNISKEILEAREHKYFAEYLKNIEKVNGLSYFELNLETWRQLWRVLEMSDILLIIVDIRYPVLTFPPYLYAYVTKDLGKNMILVLNKIDLAPAALVVAWREYFKIRYPDLHVLMFTSFPTYNLRDPNREEKGLKSRRMKGKLKMAAEGAQKLLDTCEQIVGDEVDLSSWRDKIREELESEQSLDELNRSENIVRLDKGDTDFYCHERYKNGILTIGCIGTPNVGKSSLMNALMGKKVVSVSRTPGHTKHFQTIFLTKTVRLCDCPGLVFPSTVPKQFQILMGSFPIAQVKEPYTTVKFLAERLDLPRVLNIRHQEGDSTWSAMDICDGWAAKRSYLTARTARFDCYRSANSILRMALDGKICIYAYPVGWSVDKDKWEKHPDIQMVQWIQARGQVSDCKYKTTIVSTSDEEESSEQVSSAEEGASASQDEEQQPDKMCNSRNSETSSEDDSDLPTVANRFTALTAAK, from the exons ATGCCAAAGAGACCGGAATGGGACTTCAATATCAGCAAGGAAATACTTGAGGCTCGGGAACATAAATACTTTGCT GAATATCTGAAGAATATTGAGAAAGTAAACGGCCTGAGCTACTTTGAGTTGAATCTTGAGACATGGCGCCAGTTGTGGAGGGTGCTCGAGATGTCTGATATACTCCTCATCATAGTGGACATTCGATACCCCGTGTTAACGTTCCCACCTTACCTATACGCTTATGTGACCAAGGATCtgggaaaaaatatgatattggtgttaaataaaatagattTGGCACCCGCTGCATTAGTTGTGGCCTGGCGGGAATATTTTAAGATACGCTACCCAGACTTGCATGTGCTAATGTTCACCTCATTCCCCACCTACAATTTGCGCGATCCAAACAGAGAGGAAAAAGGTCTCAAGTCCCGTCGAATGAAAGGCAAATTGAAGATGGCTGCTGAGGGTGCTCAGAAGTTACTGGATACCTGCGAACAGATTGTCGGAGATGAGGTGGACTTGAGTTCTTGGCGTGACAAAATTCGAGAGGAGCTGGAGTCCGAACAAAGCCTTGATGAACTGAACcggagtgaaaatattgtcagaTTGGACAAGGGTGACACTGATTTCTACTGTCACGAGCGATATAAAAATGGCATACTGACAATTGGATGTATTGGCACACCAAATGTAGGAAAATCTTCTCTCATGAACGCTTTAATGG GTAAAAAAGTTGTCAGTGTCTCACGGACACCTGGACACACGAAACACTTCCAGACGATTTTCTTAACGAAAACTGTTCGTCTGTGCGACTGCCCAGGATTGGTGTTTCCTTCTACAGTACCTAAACAATTCCAAATCCTTATGGGGTCATTTCCTATTGCGCAAGTAAAAGAACCCTATACGACGGTAAAATTCCTTGCCGAAAGGTTGGACCTTCCACGTGTTCTCAATATTCGTCACCAAGAAGGCGACAGCACTTGGTCCGCGATGGATATCTGTGATGGCTGGGCTGCAAAACGAAGTTACCTTACCGCTAGAACTGCACGGTTCGATTGTTATCGCTCCGCGAATTCTATATTACGAATGGCACTCGATGGAAAGATTTGCATCTATGCCTACCCCGTAGGATGGTCAGTCGATAAAG ataaatGGGAGAAACATCCTGACATTCAGATGGTCCAGTGGATTCAAGCGAGAGGGCAAGTAAGCGATTGTAAATATAAGACTACCATTGTATCTACTTCAGATGAAGAGGAAAGTTCGGAACAAGTCTCTAGCGCAGAAGAGGGTGCCTCAGCATCGCAAGATGAGGAGCAGCAGCCAGACAAGATGTGCAACAGCCGAAATTCTGAGACATCTTCCGAAGACGATTCCGATTTACCAACGGTCGCTAATAGGTTCACAGCGTTAACAGCAGCAAAGTAA
- the LOC124405261 gene encoding guanine nucleotide-binding protein-like 1 isoform X2, with the protein MNLQPCAGNSTGNKYALQFVQESKEELMKRKEEARHRINPIPLSAQEVSDNFFPPEIDMPKRPEWDFNISKEILEAREHKYFAEYLKNIEKVNGLSYFELNLETWRQLWRVLEMSDILLIIVDIRYPVLTFPPYLYAYVTKDLGKNMILVLNKIDLAPAALVVAWREYFKIRYPDLHVLMFTSFPTYNLRDPNREEKGLKSRRMKGKLKMAAEGAQKLLDTCEQIVGDEVDLSSWRDKIREELESEQSLDELNRSENIVRLDKGDTDFYCHERYKNGILTIGCIGTPNVGKSSLMNALMGKKVVSVSRTPGHTKHFQTIFLTKTVRLCDCPGLVFPSTVPKQFQILMGSFPIAQVKEPYTTVKFLAERLDLPRVLNIRHQEGDSTWSAMDICDGWAAKRSYLTARTARFDCYRSANSILRMALDGKICIYAYPVGWSVDKDKWEKHPDIQMVQWIQARGQVSDCKYKTTIVSTSDEEESSEQVSSAEEGASASQDEEQQPDKMCNSRNSETSSEDDSDLPTVANRFTALTAAK; encoded by the exons ATGAATCTACAGCCGTGTGCTGGAAATTCCACTGGGAACAAGTATGCTTTGCAGTTTGTGCAGGAATCCAAGGAAGAgctaatgaaaagaaaagaagaggctAGACACAGGATTAATCCCATCCCTTTGTCGGCGCAGGAAGTCTCCGACAACTTTTTCCCCCCTGAAATTGACATGCCAAAGAGACCGGAATGGGACTTCAATATCAGCAAGGAAATACTTGAGGCTCGGGAACATAAATACTTTGCT GAATATCTGAAGAATATTGAGAAAGTAAACGGCCTGAGCTACTTTGAGTTGAATCTTGAGACATGGCGCCAGTTGTGGAGGGTGCTCGAGATGTCTGATATACTCCTCATCATAGTGGACATTCGATACCCCGTGTTAACGTTCCCACCTTACCTATACGCTTATGTGACCAAGGATCtgggaaaaaatatgatattggtgttaaataaaatagattTGGCACCCGCTGCATTAGTTGTGGCCTGGCGGGAATATTTTAAGATACGCTACCCAGACTTGCATGTGCTAATGTTCACCTCATTCCCCACCTACAATTTGCGCGATCCAAACAGAGAGGAAAAAGGTCTCAAGTCCCGTCGAATGAAAGGCAAATTGAAGATGGCTGCTGAGGGTGCTCAGAAGTTACTGGATACCTGCGAACAGATTGTCGGAGATGAGGTGGACTTGAGTTCTTGGCGTGACAAAATTCGAGAGGAGCTGGAGTCCGAACAAAGCCTTGATGAACTGAACcggagtgaaaatattgtcagaTTGGACAAGGGTGACACTGATTTCTACTGTCACGAGCGATATAAAAATGGCATACTGACAATTGGATGTATTGGCACACCAAATGTAGGAAAATCTTCTCTCATGAACGCTTTAATGG GTAAAAAAGTTGTCAGTGTCTCACGGACACCTGGACACACGAAACACTTCCAGACGATTTTCTTAACGAAAACTGTTCGTCTGTGCGACTGCCCAGGATTGGTGTTTCCTTCTACAGTACCTAAACAATTCCAAATCCTTATGGGGTCATTTCCTATTGCGCAAGTAAAAGAACCCTATACGACGGTAAAATTCCTTGCCGAAAGGTTGGACCTTCCACGTGTTCTCAATATTCGTCACCAAGAAGGCGACAGCACTTGGTCCGCGATGGATATCTGTGATGGCTGGGCTGCAAAACGAAGTTACCTTACCGCTAGAACTGCACGGTTCGATTGTTATCGCTCCGCGAATTCTATATTACGAATGGCACTCGATGGAAAGATTTGCATCTATGCCTACCCCGTAGGATGGTCAGTCGATAAAG ataaatGGGAGAAACATCCTGACATTCAGATGGTCCAGTGGATTCAAGCGAGAGGGCAAGTAAGCGATTGTAAATATAAGACTACCATTGTATCTACTTCAGATGAAGAGGAAAGTTCGGAACAAGTCTCTAGCGCAGAAGAGGGTGCCTCAGCATCGCAAGATGAGGAGCAGCAGCCAGACAAGATGTGCAACAGCCGAAATTCTGAGACATCTTCCGAAGACGATTCCGATTTACCAACGGTCGCTAATAGGTTCACAGCGTTAACAGCAGCAAAGTAA